AAACACCAATTAACAAACAATAAGGTCAAATTCTCGTAACCACATTATTCCATAATTACCACCTTTTCCTGGGGTCTTACACATGATGATAAGAGCATAAGTCCACCTTCCACAAATGACTCCAACTCTTCTTGAGTGTGTTTAGCCATGGCTAGGGGAATTGCCATCAGATGGACACACTAGGCACGAAAGGTCACACGTTCTCTAGCTATTTAAGCATTCACCCATAACCCATATTCACTAAGTTTGAATGGACAAACATTTATTAGCTACTTGAGTGTTCACTTgtaatgtatatttataaagCTTAGATAATGACACATTCGTCAACTACTTGAGTGTTTTCCATAACACATATTTACTAAGCTCGAATAAACACACATATGCCAACTACTTTAGCATTTACCCATTACACATGTTCACTAAGTTCAGATGGACACATATCCATAAACTACTTAAGTGTTTAACCATGACACATATTTATAAAGCTCGAATCCACAAACATTAACAAGCTATTGGTTAAAGCTTAAATCcacaaatatttgtaaattacTCGTTAAAGCTCAAATCTATAAAAATATGCAAGCTTGTTAGAGTTAGAAGCTCATAAATTCGCAAGTTATTTACACGATAAAATCCATTAAAGCTTGGATCCAAGTGATCACATGTTTACTTAAAtcatgttaaataaaatttatttaacatttccATTAATTAGATCCAAATTGAATATATTGAAGttgtttcaaaataaacaacccGTAAGacctaagaaaaataaaatacctaGAAAAGTGGTGGGGGAGGAtgtctttaattaaaataagaaaagataagTTATATAGAAGCAAATTGTAGAATAGTCGGTTAGAGCTCTTTGTTATGGGTTAGAAGTCATGTGTTTGATTCTTGTTGTGtacataaaaatgttttttttcttttatttatttatattatttgaaccTAAGGAAACCTAGGAAGGGAAAGTTAATGTATGAACGTGAGATTTCTTAGATTGGAATATCTAATTTAGGGATTAATCagaattgaaaatatattttattttgtgtttattttgtaataatggGCTTTACCAAGGCTTAAGGGATAAACCTAGACACTCTCGAATTAGGGTTAGACGTGCCTTTTATTTAAGATATATTGagatagaaaccctagaaattgtGAAAAAGAGGTAGAAATGTGAGTGTGTCGTGAGAGAAAAATAGTATTCGTGTTGAAGGTTCGTGAGAGCTTGTGGCTATTTTAGAAGAGCATTTTCTGATCAAGGATAAGAAGTAGTGGAAACCAAGGTAAGAGGAGTTATCCTTATACTTGTTTTATGTGTTGATGATTGCATTAGTTGTGTAGGTTGCAGCAAACAATGTTGTTATATTACAATCTGAGTtgtcttccttttattttacaTGATGTTGGAACATTCTTTTGTTAGTGATGATGCTTTGGTGTTGTCATGAAATGTTCGTGAAGCATGGTTTATTTCacgttaatcaattttgtaattattgtgTTATTAAGAAATTTTTGGGGTGAATGCTCTCGTTTCATCTTGTTAATTTTCTGTTAATGTGTGTATTGTCAAATGTTGTGGTGTACCATGCTTTCTTTGGTTCGTGATTGGTTTAGGAAGTCATGGAAATCTCCTTAGCTAGATTGGGCCAAAGCTAGAAGAGAAAGCCATggtgaagggtgaagggtgaGTGTTTGCGAAAGTTAGTAGAAATGACAGCTAAGCTCACAGTTTTTTGTGGTTTATGGTGATGAAGGTGATGTTGATGATTCTCTAAGAGAGGTTGAGCCAACTCTTGGAgaaaggtggctagaggaggccaCTTAGGTTGCTCTAGAGtcctctccattcctagagtgacatGTGGTCATTAACTATGAGGAAAAACTCTCCAAAGGGAAGGTGACACATGGCATGGATGGCCCACCCCTCCTTGTCCACCAAGTTAAATGAAACCTTGGTTAACAAACCCAAAATTCATGTCCCACTTTGGTCAACATTGGGCCTTGGCCCTTTGTTGACTTGAGTGGTCTTAACCCTATTCTACTTAGCCCaaaaatacaaggcccaaaataTATCCTACATCACTAAGCCCATAATACAAAGCCCAATTAAATCATAtactacttggcccaaaatacaaggcccaaaatTATTCTCACTCTACTAGAAGCTTCATTATGGCCCAAGATAGcctaagagagagagagagtttagGTCCATCTTCCACATATGACTTCAACTCCTCTTCAAAGTGCTTGGCCATAACTAAGGGGTATGCCATTGTGGTCCATGGTTAAGTGTATGTGGGGGGAtccttttatgattttaattaaaccAGTTAATGTTCTTTTGGGTCTTGATAACTTTCTTGGGGTAAAGTTGACGTGGCAATATGGTTTATTgcatgagaatgtatttttcgTAGGTATATGAATTATTACATGATGTATGACTATTGTGGAAATTTTGGAATATACTTCTTGACTTTATGATAAATGCTATCAGTAGTATGTGGGTTTTGTTGTCTGATCTATGGTGTTAGATATGGTGTAGAGCTGGTATATCAAAAACCGAGTTGTGCTTCATTTAAGTTGTGTTGTTCCAAGTTTAAAacatatgtttaaaatttaatgtgtTTAGTTTCTATATAGGAACCATGATGTCAGGGTTAGAAATCGAGTTGTCTACATTGAAActatgttgttttatttttttatctgtgCTAATCAAGGTTGAACCCTACTTTTAGGCTTGAATCGTACTGCTTTACCGTAGTCTGGGCTATTCTTAGTGTTAACCATGCTCCTTGATCAAAACCATGTTGTTTTGTATTGTTGTCGTGTTGTGATTTTATGTTGTCATGTTTTTTTGAATATGATGTCATGGTGTTTTATATGATGCCATGATGCTTGAGTACAATGTGGAGTTGTTTAATACATTGTCATGTTGTTTTAGTGCATTGCGATGTTGTTTTAGTAAGTAGCCATGTTGTTATGCTATGTTGTCGTGTTATCTTTCTACTTTGTGCTAGGCTGGGTTAGACAAAGTGATAATAGGTTACGGAGAGGAAGAAACATATTGGTTGGATATTACTTGGTGATAATATGACTTGGTGAATTTCATGGATGCGGTTTTATTTTTTGAGATGGAATTGGTTATTTGAGTAGTGTAGGTGAGTATGGTTATTGTTTATTATCTTGTATTGTTTTACTAGTTAACTCactcttatttatttgtgtttgttcaatgatcatataactcatgttgttatacgaaaaaaaatgttgttacaAACGATGTTGGAGATGCTTAGAATGAGGATGCACGTTGAGAAATCTTTTGGGgaattttgaaatgaatttggaacaatagtttatgttttttaattacaattttgaaaaagtatATGAAAATTTGGAATCAGATTAAAGTTGTTTAcgaatgattttaaatttttttataacgattaaataaagtatttttttttgttgttcaaTATTTAGTGAAGGTAttagatgttttttttaagttattgaaGGTTTTATAGTTTAGAAGTGAAGAGTGTTACACAACCACTTAATCGAGTCAAAGTAATATTTCAAAACcattttggaaatacaattaATTACCTATGCTATACTTGATGAGTAATACAACTCTTTCATCCATCAATTCGCTCCACATGCATTTCATTTATGGATTTCTAGTTAACCTAAGTCGTTTTCCAAGAAATCTGATACAAGAACTTCACTCATAATAACTTTTACAAAAGTGTAAAATTAGGTGTTAGAAATATATACAAAGTAAAGGGGAAGGttttaaaccaacaaaagaaataaagcaaaaaagaagataaaagtaACAATTAATAGcaaaatagttaataaataaaaaagattaaataaataacaaataaaaatataatgacttaaacaataataattaaatacgtAATTCTACTCTCTTTTCGTAATTATGATGTCTAGTTGGTTATCcaattattatgttaaattaattattattttagatttcaaattaatcaaattaacttCTTAAATTTGTTCTCGTTCTCAAATTCAGTAAGataatattatgattaaaaGTAACAACTTTTTAGATTAACTGTAGCTTCTcaattaaacattattatttataattatgtatatttttttaaattttttatcaagTAAAGAACTAATTAACtaaagtgattttttaattaattttagttaaagaCCTTTCATCAAagtaatttttgaattatttacaaaaattcatCCATCACATGAAAGATACGAAATTTAACCAAAATGAGTTCtcaattaaaattgaaaatcctTTGACTCATAATATTGTTATCGTAAAAACCATACTAACTTGatagaatataaaaatcattaggTTTACTAGACTAGGAtatgaaacatatatatatatatatatatatatatatatatatatatatatatatatatatatatatatatatatatatatatatatatatatatatatatcacattaagaataaaaaaacatacaatttGATTCTATGTAACCTCAAAATATCATTCCCAAAGCCTTAGAATTCCATGACGGATATAGAGAAcgtaaaagtaaaagaaaatagaggGAAAGaggtaaaaagaaaaggagaggacGTTAAGATGAAGCAATGCTTATCTTAATTTCTTATATAGCTTAGCTAATCCATAcacttaaacttaaaaataactattctcattttttgtttttcttaccAAACAACtggtataagaaaaaaataatatttatatatagttttttatttcctctcctttctattttcttctgtTCAAAATGTGTAAATAAAGGGTAAAAGAAAAAACCATCTTTGATTTTAAAGTATtctttttaatgtaatatttttactaaTCTCTTTACCAAGTAAAAAGGGACCATTCATGCTGAGACTAAGAATTTAACgcagttattatttatttattgcgGGTTAATTTCTACCTAGGGATTGTGGCGTAAAATATTCTGATCTGAGTTGCAAGGAAAAACCGGAACAAAGCAAGGAAGCATACCATACCAACGGCCTTCAACAAGTTTTCTACTGACCACCATGGTTAGAATACGGTTGTTTCTCTTTGTGTGTTGCCGCCTAATAAAGTCCAAACAAAGATTCCAAACATCTAAATCTAGTTCATCTACTTACCCCGATTACTTGCAGCATGGTCTTGGGGATCTACTTATCATTGAATATTTCGTCTACATCATTATTCCATGTATACTTTACACATTTCAAATATACTTACACCTTAAAATAGTACATACTATTGTAGGACTATTCCCTAATGTACATTACACTAATTTCAGAGACCGTGTTGAAGTTTCTTTCATTGCCTAAAACACTAAAAGAGTTTAGATGCGACAGTTATGTTGTCTTGTCACACTGCAGAGGTTATCACATATACTAAAGTGAAGACATAGAGACAGCGGACAAGAGACAAAAGAAGCTTAAGCCTTTAAAGCTTCCTTCCTCTCTCTTGGAGTCCCAAAAACTAAATTACGAGGAAAGAAAGGAAGTTGTTTCAGGCGGGGTTATTCCTTTCGATGCGTTATTATATGTAGGCCTATCACATTGCACTTGAAACGCAACTAACATAAGCCTTATCACCTCTTTCTTGCCTCAAAGCTAGAGTTCTTCATCTGCATTTTGTTTTCTGTAGCCACAATGAATAGCATTGGCAAGTTGGGTGCTATGCAACAACTTATAAAAGGTGGAAGAATGCTGCCTGCAGCTGCAATATCTGATGACAGCGTTTTGGTGAAGAAAATAGTGGCAGAGCATAACCCTGAGGGGATTGAATATGATGTCAGGCCCCTTCTCCAAATAGTTGAGGATGTTCTAATACGTTCCACCTTGAGTTCTGAAGGTGCTACAACGGTATGATgctgataaaaaataaataatcatttcaTTCTCTCGTTGTTTAGGGACTAAAATGTATTTTACAAATTTGAGGGTTATCATATATTtaatgcttggttttaattaatatgatgttttgtttgagttttttttttcctattttctgATTAACCTGTACATCTTTCAGGGTGCCCTTGGTCGTGTTGATCATGTGGAAGACAGAAGCTACCATCCTGGCCAAACAATAGAGGCTCTATCTGCTAAGATTGATAGGATTTCCTGTGAGGTGATAGAAAAATATCCTAAACATTAATGTTAACATGGCTATCACAAGAGTTTGAGCTACTACCTGATATATTCTGTTCATAATTTCTAAAACGGATATATTATATttaggaaaatgtttttaacaattaaaaaatatttaattgcaGTATACTCTCGAAACCTTATTTTCCTCATGTTTGGGTCATGGCTGTCATAGCTGGAACATGTCTGCATGCATAATTTCCATCAAGGTTTAATTATGTTTCAGCCTCTGAAATTTGGGGTAAACCCGTTTTCAGTCCCTCAGATTAAAATAGGTTCATTCTAATCTTCcaaatttagtaaaatatggttttagtctctaaaaattaaatttgaaggaCAAAAGAACAGTTTTACAATTTACTCCCTCAAATTTAATGTTCAGGATTAAAATCTTAACTTTTCAATTTTGAGGGAGCAAAATAAGTTCCAGTGAATTTGGGggaaccaaaacaaaaatcaccCTATATTTTGAGAGACTGACATAAGGGAGTCTTTGCATCAATGGAACAAATTAACAATATCAAAACCAACATGAAATTTCAGATTTCCTGCAAGACTCTCGGTGGTGATGCACACTCCACAACAGTTGGAATATTTGACATGCTTACAATCTTCAAGTGGGATGTGAAAATAGTGCTGACCTTAGCTGCTTTTGCTCTAACGTATGGTGAATTTTGGCTGCTGGCCCAAATTCATGATAAGAACCAGCTAGCCAAATCAATGGCAATTCTGAAGCAACTACCTAGTATCATGGAGCATGCAAGCTCTCTAAAACCACGGTTTGATACTCTTAATGATCTAGTTAGAATCATAGTTGAGGTGACCAAGTGTGTCATAGACTTCCATGATCTGCCATCTCAATATATTACGCAAGACATAACAGCCTACACCACTGCCTACAACTATATCCCAGTTGCTTCGTACTGGACCATCAGAAGTATTGTGGCTTGCGCAGCTCAAATTACCAGCCTCACTACCCTTGGCTATGAGTATGTTTTCCAATCATTGTCAAGTTTTTCATGCTTCTTAGAACATCCATGCTCAGCATTTTGAATTCTCTTTATAAATGAATGGTCATATGTATGAAGAGGTTCCATCTCCAACACCGTGTTTTAGATACATACCTATGTCAGGATTTTGTTTAATATCACAGACACAAATAATATACCAAAAACACTGTTTCAGGATATTCACATCCACTGATGCTTGGGAGCTATCTACTTTGATTTTCAAGCTCAAAAACATAATTCACCATCTCAGGCAGCTGCTAAATAGTTGCCACGAACATATTGGTAGGCCACTTTTGGCATATTTTgtactttcatttttaattacagAAGGGTTACATTGCTTTTACTTTATTTCCTACTTTCAAAATTTCGTATAGGAAATAGTGACAACAGAAAACAATATAAGTTGGTTTTACTGTTTTGTAAGTAAACTTTTTTAGATAGGAAACAGTTAAAACAGTGTAACTCGTTAGCTAGCCAACTAATTTAATATCATCATTCAATGTAGGGAAAAAGATGGATACTGAAGCTTACCAAATGCTGCGAGATTTGTTTTCAAAACCCCACACTGACAACATGAAGGTTCTCAAAGCTCTCATTTATGCACAGGATGATATTCTACCTCTATATGACGGTGTTACCAAGAAAAGGGTTTGATTTTCTAACACAGTACCTACCTACAATATGCATCAGTATTATGAGAAGCTGTGTTGGTGATGCTAATCTTTGAATAATCAATGGAAACAAACAGGTTAGCCTTGAGCCATTGAGAAGGAAGAATGTGCTGCTTCTATTTTCAGGCATGGAGATCTCCACCGATGAGCTTCTGATTCTTGAACAGATCTACAACGAATCGAAGGCTCATGCACCGAGAATGGAGAGTAGATATGAATTGGTTTGGATCCCAATTGTGGATCCAAACTCGGAATGGACAGAACCAAAGAAAAAACAGTTTGAGAGTCTGCAAGAAAACATGTCATGGTACTCAGTGTATCATCCATCTTTGATAGGCAAGCCAGTCATCTGGTTCATCCAGAGCGAATGGAAGTACAAGAATAAGCCAATTCTTGTGGTTTTGGATCCACAAGGGAGAGTTTCTTGCCCCAATGCTATTCACATGATGTGGATTTGGGGAAGTGCTGCCTACCCTTTCACAAGTTCTAGAGAAGAAGCTCTATGGAAGGAAGAGACCTGGAGACTTGAATTGCTAGTAGATGGCATTGATCAAGAAATTTTGAACTGGGTAAGCATATATTCTGACAATCAATAcactttttttctcctttttacCACTCATGAGGTCGAGTTGTTGTTTTTCTACTAgcatatatgtgtgtgtgtgtgtgtaaatatatatatatatatatatataattcagcCTTTCCTTAGGAATGTCATGAAAGGCTTAACACCACAGTTCCAATCCAAAAGCATAATGCTGCTATCTCAATGATTAAAATAGTACAGGACTAAATGAGCCAATCAAATTTTAACAGGAAAAATGTCAAGTATGGCCACTAATTCAGGTGGAGAAATGAAATGTTACTATGTGTAGTTATGACAGCACACTGCGGTCAATGCACTTACTATGTTTTCTGAAACACTGTATATTAACTAAATTTATCCATGTTAACTACATGAAATGGGTCTCGCTCTATTTAACGAGTTTAGAGAATAATGTAGAATGTGTTACTAAtgttaagaaaaataacaaatgcCAATTTCTGATTGCGCAGATTAAGGATGGAAAATACATTTTCTTGTTTGGGGGGGATGATCCTGAATGGGTAAGAAGATTTGTGAAGGAAGCCCGCAGGGTTGCAATGGCTACACAAATACCCTTAGAGATGGTATATGTTGGGAAAAGCAATAAAAGGGAGCAAGTGCAGAAAATCATCGACACAATAATTCGTGATAAACTGAACACTCAATATTGGTCAGAGCAGAGCATGATATGGTTCTTCTGGACCCGTCTTCAGAGTATGCTGTTCTCCAAGCTTCAACTGAAGCAGACCGATGACGACGACCATGTGATGCAGGAAATCAAGAAGCTTCTGAGCTATGACAAACAGGGAGGATGGTTTGTTCTGGCAAGAGGGTCTCACGTTGTGGTAAATGGGCATGCCACAACCGGGTTCCGAACCCTGGTGGAGTTTGATTCCGTGTGGAAAGATGATGCTGACAGGGAAGGGTTTGAACCAGCTTTTAAGAATCACTATGACAAAGTTCATTCCGTTGTTAGTCCTTGCTGCAGATTTGAATTCTCTCATGCAATGGGGAGAATCCCAGAGAGGCTCACGTGCCCTGAGTGTCGCCGCAACATGCACGTGCTCACCACCTTCCAGTGCTGCCATGATGAAAAAATTGACGAGGACTTTTTTGTCAGCACCGTAACTCCTCCCACCAATTGATCAATCATTCTTCACTCACTATTGCTGCTTGTGTTTCTCTCAAATTTCAACCACAGCCTTGTGTCTTTACTACATGTGTTTGTTCTTTTTATCACATATTAATGTAATAAAGTGTACGGTGAGGTTTGGTCTCCCCACTGTGTGATGAGAAATTATTATGACTTTTGTCCCAAGTTTGGATGATCAATAATAAAGTTACAATTTCATTTACTTCTCGTAATACAATCTTCATCATGTTTTCGTTTTTAGAAAATGCCGTAAATAACAATGATTAagataaaaagtatttttaatacttttatagaaattgagaaaaaatattttcaaaattttcttactTATTTAagcattgttttattttattttttttaagattttgaaattaagtACCTTTATGAACACTTTGTCTAAATTCACTAACCTTGAAGCCTTATTTGGATCACAAATAAGTGTACTAAACAAGTCAGGAATTGGCTATATCGGTAAAGACAGTAAATTAAGATTAGAAAGTTCATTAACATTAGTAAACTCTCATCTCTAGCATGCTTTTACTGCAATCATATTGGTCAAAGGCTTGTTACTATAAAAATTTTAGTGTGTCTACAGGTTAATTTAAATGGATTCCTACAGAATCATCACTGTAACGCCCCAAATTTCAGGGTGTCACGGGTTATTACAAAAACTggtaatttttaaaactttcttATAGTACGGAAACGTATTTTCAAAAACCTCGGCATTTAATTTTACATTGCATAATAGTTTGAAAATACTTGTTCAATTgcattatttaaagaaaaccgaaattaggaagaaaataaaataactccAATTACATTGTCTTAAAAACTCAATTGCAATAGCCTTAAATAAAACCCTGAGTTTGTCCCTCATCATCTCATGGATCTATCATGCTTTATCTTCATCTGTAGCATTATCTACTCcctataacatcacacattatacaatcatcgcattcacatacacaaacacaaacatgtatgagTAACTTACCGATAAAGCaatcataataataagatatatacatactgattatatcaacaataatcaaacacctcttacataaaagtaataataaaaggaTTCCTAAACCTCTAACCCAACAATCAATCACGATAAATTACTAAATCCTCGAACCCCGATCCTCGATCATCACATATCTAGACTGCACTCTATTCGTTCACCAGCTCATATGTTGTTTACACCACATAATCCCATCACTATCAATATACCATTCCTTGGAGCATCATCGTCATAGATACACCACACTCATGACTATCCCAATAAAAAACAACACTGCGATCATCACTGTACCATAATATCATAGTGGAAAGAGTTCTTCTCACTtttgtaccctacctcaccgaCTGTAGCCACTCCTACAACCCACTTGTAGCCTCCCCTATAGGACATTTGTAGCCTCCCCTACAGATCATCTCCTTCCAATGCACACAAGACAAAAGGAAACACTTATCCGTAGATAGAACCAGGATTTACGAGatacaacaagtagacttatcattcactctcatgctcatcaatcacatactcaaGTACATCCCAATACTCACTCATGCTCCactctcaaccacaagtcaaactgaccctaaacataaccatTAACCTCAATATCTGATTATCATCATGTTTCATAGCTCCTTAGGCTTGGcacgtccattcttcatcaaatacgccatttttcaccaaaatgcaCTGTGATGATCGATCAcacttaagataattgatttGTTACTACCCAAATCACCCATGAGTAAAGCAACACACCTAAAGAACCACGCCTATAGTGGTAGAGAACTTTACCCCTCATGCATAAGTTACACCACCAAAAACTCCACTATTTAAACCAAATAACGTGATCTAGGAAATACACAACATCTACAATCACAACCATATAGATTTATCTCCCCTTACAACATTATCATAAATTGATCAATGCATTCATAATAATACCAAAATGAACACCAAATcaccaatataacatttatatcacAATAGTTAAGTCCTTATTACAATTCCATCACACCAAACAACATCAATTCATAATAACACTATAACAACCAATGCGATAACCACACCTATATTCCCTTAAACATGTTAAGCCCATTAGCTCTACACCATATGTCAATTTAAGGCAACTCGTGTCTATCCAACTATCATTATAAATGTATGTCAACTTTCATACTTCATCGTATCATTCTTGTTTATCAAAACAAGATGATTCTAGTGGTCCTCATCCGCAGTTTTGGACCTGTCTCCCATGTTCCCAATTGTTCACCCCAACACTAAACTCAACATGAGTCGAAACCCTTCGGGCGAGACCTCCATCCCTTTATACCCTCTCGCAAGAGGAAAAAGTagcactcgaatctcagtcccTTCCACCGCCCCTCCAGGACTAAGAGACTTATCTCTTCCACCGCCACTTAAAGACGGCGAGATCCACCTTTCTACCCTCTCGCAAGAGGAAAGGTGACTACCTTTCTACTCCTCGAAAGAGGAAAGAACAAGACTCGAATCTCAGTCCCTTCCACCGTCCATCATGGACGAAGAGACCCATCTCTTCCACTGCCCTCATGGACGAAGAGACTCATCTCTTTCACTGCCTTTTAAAGACGAAGATATTCATCTCTTCCACCGCATTTTAAAGACGAAGAGATTCACCTTTCTACCCTCCCGCAAGAGGAAAAGTGACTACCTTTCTACCCCCTCGAAAGGGGAAAGAGCAGCACTCAAATTCTAATCCCTTCCACCGCCTATCATGGACGAAGAGACCCATCTCTTCCACTACCCTCATGGACGAATAGACCCATATCTTCCACCGTCTTttaaagatgaagagattcacCTTTCTACCCCCTCGAAAGAGGAAAGGTCACTACCTTTCTACCCCTCACAAGAGGAAAGGTACAACCTCGAATTAACTAAGTATAGCCAGAAAACCATACTTAAAACATACCCACCATCACACTACATAGTTGGTTCAACACCGTGACTCTCTCACTAAActaatcaattatcacataaAATCATTATCACGCTTCTCGTAACCCATCCTCTTCCCCTGCCTCACACAGGTGAAAGAGAGACCCTAACTTTAAAGGTATCACCACCACCACGCTGAATCACTTCCTACTCTTGAACAACATCACGTAGGAAGGAATAATGGATTATCATTCGAAATAATCAACTATTTCCTAAATCACACTCAAAACCAACGgatagataatcgattatcgtagAGTATTTTTACTCCAAAGagaattttaaagcatacactacaaggaaacaaataaaacactaaGCCCTATATAAAAACAACTTATTACAAAAACTTTTATACATAATACAAGTCTTTATAAAAATCTTCTTACAAAATCAACATTTGAGacttaatttatatatcatcAATATGCTTCAAGATTTTGTAATAGAT
This sequence is a window from Vigna angularis cultivar LongXiaoDou No.4 chromosome 2, ASM1680809v1, whole genome shotgun sequence. Protein-coding genes within it:
- the LOC108327817 gene encoding protein SIEVE ELEMENT OCCLUSION B, producing MNSIGKLGAMQQLIKGGRMLPAAAISDDSVLVKKIVAEHNPEGIEYDVRPLLQIVEDVLIRSTLSSEGATTGALGRVDHVEDRSYHPGQTIEALSAKIDRISCEISCKTLGGDAHSTTVGIFDMLTIFKWDVKIVLTLAAFALTYGEFWLLAQIHDKNQLAKSMAILKQLPSIMEHASSLKPRFDTLNDLVRIIVEVTKCVIDFHDLPSQYITQDITAYTTAYNYIPVASYWTIRSIVACAAQITSLTTLGYEIFTSTDAWELSTLIFKLKNIIHHLRQLLNSCHEHIGKKMDTEAYQMLRDLFSKPHTDNMKVLKALIYAQDDILPLYDGVTKKRVSLEPLRRKNVLLLFSGMEISTDELLILEQIYNESKAHAPRMESRYELVWIPIVDPNSEWTEPKKKQFESLQENMSWYSVYHPSLIGKPVIWFIQSEWKYKNKPILVVLDPQGRVSCPNAIHMMWIWGSAAYPFTSSREEALWKEETWRLELLVDGIDQEILNWIKDGKYIFLFGGDDPEWVRRFVKEARRVAMATQIPLEMVYVGKSNKREQVQKIIDTIIRDKLNTQYWSEQSMIWFFWTRLQSMLFSKLQLKQTDDDDHVMQEIKKLLSYDKQGGWFVLARGSHVVVNGHATTGFRTLVEFDSVWKDDADREGFEPAFKNHYDKVHSVVSPCCRFEFSHAMGRIPERLTCPECRRNMHVLTTFQCCHDEKIDEDFFVSTVTPPTN